The Thioalkalivibrio nitratireducens DSM 14787 DNA segment GAGCGGGAGCACGATGATCAGCAGGTTGATCCAGTGTTCCCGGGCGTACTGGAGTTTCTTCGGTGCGACCGAGATCATCACCATGAACTCCAGCGCGAACGCCAGCCAGATCACCGAGGTCAGCGTATGCAGCGTCCACGCGAGGACGGGCGAAGACTCGATCTCCGCGTGAAACAGGAACTCCCCGACGAGCACCGGCAGAATCAGGAACGCGACGACCAGCATCGGGATCGCGAGGCCCAGTTCGAGCCGGTGGAACAGATTCTCGTCGCGTTGCTGCCAACCGACGCCGGGCAGCCACAGCCAGCGAGCCGGTGCGTGCGGCGACAGCGCGACTCGCAACGGCGGCAACAGCAGCACCAGCAAGAAACGCTTCCGTGCGGACCGGGCGTCGTCGCGGCGCCAGGAGATCAGGGCTGGCAGGCTTTCCAGCACGATCAGGATCCAGCACGCGAGCAGGGCCCAGCGCACGCTGTCCACTGCCCAGATGCGGGTGCTGACATCCTCGGAGACGCCGCCATGTGGCAGCACCAGGCCGAGTAGCAGCAGCATGACGAGCGAAACGAGGAACATGAGTCGCTCGCGCCCGGCAGAGCCGGACCGCGGACGCGGGCTGTCGGCTGTCATTCCGGCCTCCGGAACTCGGGGGGGCATAGGGTACCGGCTCCGCGAGCCGGCTGCCCATCGTCCGGCCGGCCGGCGGGGCCGGGCGCCGGAGGCGATGCGTCGGGGGTGGTGGGGTGCCGCCGCGCCTGGCAGCGCACCCGTGCGGGTCTGGCGATTACATCGCGACGACGTGAGACGATCCGCGGTTCGCGTGTCGGCGACGCGTCGGGCGGACGAGCGCAGCGCCCCCGGCCCGGGCGGTCGCGGCAACCCCGGCGCGGGAATCGCGGATGACGGCCTTCGGCCCCTTTCGCCCCAGGTTTCCGTCGTGGCCGGGAGCGGTGGCCACGCGGCGCCGAGTGGGCGGAGGAATCGTGATCGTCGGCAAATCTGATATCTTCGGGGCACGACGAAGCCGACTCCAACTCCCGCCCCTAAACCGGATTGCCCCCCGTGACCGCCCCACAGACCCCGTTCCGTCAGCGCCTGCTTGCCGAAGCCGTGCGCATGGAGGAAGACCGCCTTGGCCGCCTGATCGAAGACCCGGCCGCCGAGGCCCGGGCGCGCGAAGGGGGCGGGGACTTCGAGCAGCGCATTCTCCGGCGCGCGGTCGCGATGGACCTGGGGCGGCGGCTCGCCACCTCGCTGGAAAACATCCGCCAGGTGCGCTCCTGGCTGCTGGTGCTGGTGTCGGTGCTGGCGTTCCTGGCGGGAGTTGGCGCCGCCGTGGGCGTGTTCAGCCAGGAATCGCAGATCAATATCCTGTGGGCGCTGTCCGCGTTGCTGGGGCTGCAGTTGCTGATGCTGCTGCTATGGCTGGTGCTGATCCTGTACCGTCCCCGCGGAGGAGGGGGGCTGCTCGGGCGGGCCGCGATGGGGATCGTACATCGGCTGGGGCGGCGCCTGTGCCGTCAGCCCGAGGCCGGCGTGGTGCTGGCCGCGGGCGTGGGGCTGTTGCGCCGCGACGGCCTCGGCAAATGGATCGCGAGCAGCCTCACGCATGGACTCTGGTTCCTGTTCTCTCTGGGTGCGCTGCTCGGTTCGATGTTCGCGCTGAGCGTGCGCCAGTACGATTTCGTCTGGGGCACGACCCTGCTGACCGAGGGCAGCTTCGTGGCACTGGTTGCGATGCTGGGTGCGCCGGCGCAGGGGTTGGGATGGCCGGTGCCGGATCCCGCGGTGGTGATGGCCAGCCGAATCGGCGAGGCGAGCCCGGCGGGCCGCGAGCTCTGGTCCGCGCTGTTGCTGTCCGCGCTGGTGTTCTACGGCCTGGTGCCGCGGCTGCTGCTGACCGGGCTGAGCGTGGTGCTCGCGCGGCGTGCGTTGCGGCGGCTGCGGCTGGACACGAGTCTTCCCGGATACGCGCGTCTGTCGGACCGGCTGGGCGCACCGGCACGGTCGATCGGGGTGCTCGATCCGCAGCCGCCCGACCCGGGCACGGTCGTACCCGCAGCCCGTGGTCGGCCCGGCCCGGTTCGCGGTCCGGTGCGCCTGATCGGGCTCGAACTGCAGCGCACGGACGAGGACTGGCCGCCCCGGCTGGCCGGCGTCGACTGGATTCCGGTGGGGCGCGCCGACGACCGTGCCCAGCGCCGGGACGTGCTCGCGGCGCTGCGGTCGTGGCCGGATACCGAGGGCGTGGTGCTGGTGCTGTGTTCGTTGGCACGAACCCCGGATCGCGGTGCCGAGCGCTTTCTTGCTGCCGTCTGCGAACAGAGTCCGGTGCCCGTCTGGGCGGTGCTCGACGAGGCGCGGCTGCTGCGTTCCCGCGGCATCGATCCAGCGGCCCGTGCCCGCCAGTGGCAAGCGGCGGCGGGCCGCGCCGGTCTCGATTACGTGCTGGAGGCGGAGCTGGATGACCCGCGGCATCCGGGTACCCGCGAACTGGCGAATCTGCTCGGACAGGGGGTCGCGCCGGCATGAGCGACCTGCTGAAGATCGTGGTGGTCGGGCATACCAATACCGGCAAGACCTCGCTGCTGCGGACGCTGTCACGGGACGAGTTCTTCGGCGAGGTGGCCGACGAGCCGGCGACCACCCGGCAGGTTGAGGGCATGCAGCTGCTGCTGTCCGACGGGGAGCCGGTGATGGTATTGCTGGACACTCCGGGACTGGAAGATCCGGACGGGGTGCTGGATCTGCTCGACCGGCTTGCAGGCGACGCGCGCTTCGACGGTCCGGAACGGATCCGGCGCTTCCTGGCGAGTCCCGAGGCCGGAACGTTGTACGAGCAGGAGGCCAAGGTCCTTCGGCAGATGCTGCAAAGCGATGCCGCGATCTATGTGATCGACAGCACCGAGCAGGTGCTCGGTAAGTACCGCGAGGAGCTGACGATCCTGACCTACTGCGCGATTCCGGTGTTGCCGATGCTGAACTTCGTCGCCGATCCGGGGAGCCGGGAAGCCGAGTGGCGGGAGCAGCTCGCGCGGGTGAACCTGCACGCGGTAGTCGCCTTCGACACCGTCGTCTATGACGAGATCGGCGAGCGTCGCCTGTACGAAAAGCTGCGTACGCTGCTGGACCGCTACGACGAGCCGCTGCGGCGCCTGATCGAGGACCGGCGACGGCACGGTGAATGGCTGCGCCGGGCGGCCTCCGAATACCTCGCGGAACTGCTGATTGATACCGCCGCCTGCCTGCGCGTGGTGCCGGGTGATCTGGATGCGACCAAACTGCGTGAGCGCATCCTCCGCAACCAGGACGACGTGCGTCAGCGCGAGCAGCGCAGCGTCGACGCGCTGCTGCGCCTGTTCCGCTTCAGCGATGCGCATTACGATCACCACGGCCTGCCACTGGTGAACGGATCCTGGGGTATGGATCTGTTCAATCCCGATGCGCTGAAATATTACGGACTGCGCATGGGCGGGGGCGCCGCCGCTGGCGCCGCGACCGGGGCGGCAGTCGATGCTGCGACCTTTGGTGCGACCCTGGGGCTCGGGACGCTGAGCGGGGCGGCAATCGGTGCGCTGCTCGGGACGTCGCTGCCGATGCGTCGACGGATCTGGGGGCGGCTGCACGGCCTGTCGGAATGGCGGGTATCCGACGAAACCCTGCGCCTGCTGGCGCTGCGCCAGATGACGCTGATCCGGGCTTTGCTGCGCCGTGGCCACGCCGCACAGGCGCCGCTGTCGTCGAAGGCCGACCCTGACGACCGCTGGACCCGGGGTCCGCTGCCGGCACCGGTGCGCGAGGCGCGGCTGAAGCCCCAGTGGTCGCGTTTGAATCCGGACGTCTTCGATCCCGAGCGTGGCGATCGTCAGCTGGCGGTCCAGCGCCTGACGGACCAGATCCTCGCCGACCTCGTCGGCCCGCACGCCGAGTGACGGGTCAGCGGTTCCGGTTGCGTTCGGGCGTTGCCGGCACAATTCCCGGCCGGTTATCTGCCGCGGGTCCGGTTGCTATTCTTGCGCATGTGCTAGATTCCAGGGCATAGCCCTCGTGCCGGGAGCTTGTCGGTCCCGATGCCGCCGCAGGGCACCGCTGGCCGCCCTGCGAAAAGGAGTCTGCGCGGATGGAGCAACTACCCAAGGGCCTACAACCCCTGGTCGTGGCGCTGAGCGAGCGCGACTTGTACACGGAGCGCCATTGCGCGCGGGTTACGGGTATCGCCCTGACGCTGGGGAGCCTCTGCGGCCTGAGCTCGCGGGAACTGCGGCTGCTGCGGATCGGCAGCACGCTGCACGATGTCGGCAAGATCGGGATTCCCGACCAGATCCTGCTGAAGCCGGCGCGCCTCGATTCGGACGAATGGACCGTGATGCAGCGCCACGCGGAGCTCGGGCAGAAGATCTGCGATGTCCTGAATATCCGCAATGCAGACGAGATCGGCCGGGTCGTGCGCCATCACCACGAGGCTTTCGATGGCACCGGGTATCCGGACGGTCTCGCCGGAGCGTCGATCCCGGTGCAGTCGAGGATCATCGCGATCGCGGACAGCTACGACGCGATGGCCCTCGCCCGGCCATATCATTCCCCGCGTTCCCATGCGCAGGTGATGGAGGTGCTGTTCGACCAGACGGGCACGAAGTACGACCCGGACATTCTCGACCTGCTGGGCACTTTCATTCACCGTAGCCGGTACCGGGCGGAGTAGGCGGGCTCCCGGACGTTCGGGACGGCCGTGGCCGCCGCCGGTTGCGGATCCGCGCGCGTCTGGGCAGCATCGGGTACATGGATCGCGCGGAACTCTCGAGACACCGGCTCGGCAATGGCGTGCAGACCGTATTGTTGCTGCTGGGTCTGATGGGCTTGCTGGGGGTTATCGGCACGTTGATCGGCGGTCCCTGGTACGGGCTGGTGGCGATGGCGCTGGTCGTGCTGCTGTACTTGTTTCACCCGGTGGTGCCGCCGGCGCTGATCCTGCGTCTCTATCGCGCGAGTCGGCTGCAGCCCCGCCACGCCCCGGCGCTGAACGAGGTGCTGCACGAGCTGGCACGCCGGGCCGAGTTGCCGTCGGTCCCGGCGCTTTATTACCTGCCCATCCCGCTGATGAACGCGTTCTCGGTGGGTGACCGCCGCGAGGCCGCGATCGCGTTGTCCGACGGCCTGCTGCAACGGTTGACGCTGCGCGAGATCGTCGCGGTGCTGGGGCACGAGGTGAGCCACATCGCCCACAACGATCTGCGTACGATGACCTTCGCAGATCTCTCTAGCCGCGTGACCGGGCTGTTGTCGCTGCTGGGCCTGTTCCTGCTGGCGGTGAATCTGCCGCTGGTGGTGCTGGGCGGCGCGACGATCAGCTGGATGGCGATCGCGCTGCTGGTGTTCGCACCGACGCTCAGCGCGCTCTTGCAATTGGGGCTGGCGCGCAGCCGCGAATACCAGGCCGACCTGGGAGCCGTGGCGCTCACGGGGGATCCGAAGGGGCTGGCGCTGGCACTGGCCCGACTGGAGCAGGCGCAGGGTGCGCTGTGGGAACAGGTACTGCTGCCCGGGCGGCGTGTTCCGGAACCCTCCTGGCTGCGTACGCACCCCCCGACGGAGCAGCGGATCGCGCGCCTGATGGCACTGGAGTCCCGATCCGAGCGGTATCCGCGGAGTGCGCTCGCTGGCGCCTACGATCCGCGTACCCTGCCGCGCACCGGCGTGCGCGGGCCGCGCTGGCGCATCGGCGGGTTGTGGTTCTGACCCGCGTCCCCAGACCGGGCGGGAGGTTTCGTGGCTGCGCGCCTGGGCGTACACTGCGGCGCTCGTTCTTGAAACCCGGGAAGGCGCAATGCAAATTTCTGCGAACAAGGTGGTCTCCATCGATTACACGCTGACGAACGATCAGGGGCAGGTGCTCGACACCTCCGAGGGCCGGGAGCCCATGGCCTATCTTCAAGGCCACCGCAACATCATTTCCGGGCTCGAGTCCGCGTTGGAGGGCAAGTCCGCCGGCGACCGCGTGCAAGTCACGGTTGCGCCCGAACAGGCGTACGGCGAGCGCAATGATGCGCTGCGCCAGGCGGTGCCGCGCACGATGTTCGAGGACGCGGATCAGGTGCAGGTCGGAATGCAGTTTCAGACGATGACCGAGCAGGGTGCCCAGGTCGTGACGGTGACGGCGGTGGACGCGGAGCACGTGACTGTGGATGCCAACCACCCGCTGGCCGGCGAGACGCTGACCTTCGACGTGACCATCGTCGACGTGCGCGAGGCCTCCGAAGAGGAACTCGAGCACGGCCATGTGCACGGCCCTGGCGGTCACCAGCACTGAGGACTTGCGCCCAGACCTGCACCTGCAAACGGCGCGGCGAGCCGGGCGGAACCGCGCAGCGTCATCCGCCGGTCGGCGTTGGTGCCGTCCCGGCGCCGCGGTTATCTTGGATCCGCAGGGGTTTCCGGTGCCGCACCGGTCAGCCGGATGCGCGGCTTCGGGTCCGGCAGGATCTCGAGCACCGGGGCCCATTCTTCCTCGTCGAACCGGTCGAGTTCCAGCTGCAGGCCGGGGTAGGGCGCATCGGCTGCGGTCTGCAGCGTCAGCGTGCCTCGAGACTCGGAGCGGGGGCCTGTGAGCCGCAGCGGGCCGCGGACGGTCGCCGCATCGTCCTGCCACCGGATCCGGGTGTCGTGATGGGCCGAGAAGGGTGGCCCTGGGTGGCCCTCGGGAACGACGCCGGTCAACTCGACCGTGCCGGTGAGCGTTCCTTCGGTGTCCGCAACGTGGGCCTCGAGATCCACCACGGCGGTTCCGGCATCCAGCGATCCCTGCAATCCGGCATCGGTGCGTTCCAGGAGCGCAGGCAGGTCGGCCTCGCCGGCCAGCCGAAACGTTCCTTCGGGTTCAGCACCGGGCGTGGCCGGCGCTGAAATATTGAACTCCAGCAGCCCCCGGGCCGGGACCGGCGGCATTCCGGGCCACCGGGGAATGCCCGCGATCGCTGCCTCGGTGAACGCGACGCGAAGTTGCCCCTCGATGCGCCGGTCGGCATCGAACCACTCGGTGTCCAGATTCAGCAGGGGATCGTCGAGTCCTTCGCGCCGAGCCTGGATCCGGTAGCGTTCTCCGAGTGCGCTGGGTTGGGCCGAGAAGCTCGTGTCGAGACGGATCGGGTCGGGCGCATCCGGTGTCTCCAGCACGCCGTATATGCGGCCCTCGAGGGCCTCGATCCCGCCCGCGGCCGCCTGCTGGATATCGAGGTCCAGGCGCAGTTCGGTCGCGTGCAGCGGAATTTCCGGGTCGCTGACGACCGCGTCGAACACTGCCTCCAAGCGGCCCTCGCGGCCCGGGGCGAACCCGCGCAGCGCGATCCGCATCGCCATGCGTTGGTCGTCCGGAAGCAGCAGGGTTCCGTCGAGGTCGGCCTGCCGTACGCGCACCGGGATCGCGTCGCGCTGAGTCGTCTGCAACAGGCCCTCGAAGGGCAGGCCTGCGCGGTCGGACCGCCGCTGCCGGCGGGGGTCCGTGTCACTGGCGGGCGGGGCATCGGCAGGCAGGGTCGCGTCTGGCGGGGTCTTGGCCGCGGCGGTGTCCGGGACGGCGGCGAAGCTCCGGTGAGACGGTTCCACCACGAGGCCTCCAACACTGATCTCGCGCACGTCGATCTCGCCGCGCCACAGCAGCGGCCAGACGGAGACGCGCAGCCGCGCATGTTCGATGTCGACTCGGTCGCCTTCATCACCGATCAGCCGCAGCTTGCGCAGACCCGCACCATCGAGATAGAGGCGGATCTCCTGGGCCTCTGCGGTGATGCCTTCGGCGTCGTTCAGTAGACCCAGCGCGGCGCGGGTCTGGGCCCCCGCCGTCAGGTGCAGCGCCAGCACCGCGAGCCACCAAAGCGCGCCGGCGAGCCCTGCCAGCACCAGTATGACTTTGACCAAACCCTTCATTTCGCGTGTCCTCGCGTCCGCCCGGCGCAAGGATGACGACAAAGACGTCGGCGTGCAATCGGATCCGGCGCGCCGACGCCGCTAGCGGGCCGGGTAGCGGGAATGCTCCGGCGACGGTTGCTTCAGACGCGATGCACCGAAGGCTTGGACAAAGAAGGATCCTCGGACTAGCATCACCCTGAAGCCGCAGGGGATTGCCGGGCGGTTTCATTTTGGCGCTGCCCCCATGCGGGGTAGCAGGTGCGTCATTCGCGAGTACTCAGAGAGGAGACAAAGCATGACCAAACTCAAGAAGATGCTGGCTGTTGGCGCCGTTGCGGCGGCGCTGGGTCTGGCTGCAGCACCCGCGAGCTCTTGGTGGGGCAGTGGCTACTATGGCCCGTGGGGCGGCGGACCGTGGTACGGTCCCGGCTACTACGGCGGCCCGTACCACGGCTACGGCTACCCCTACTATGGCGGCTACCCGGGCTGGGGTGGGTATCCGGGCTGGGGCGGCCATCCGGGCTGGGGCGGCCATCCGGGCTGGGGCGGCCATCCGGGCTGGGGGGCTTACCCGGGCTGGGGTGAGCCCCCGGTGGAGGAGCCAGAGTCCGACTGATTATCCCCGGCTGTACCGGTGGTAATGGGCCCGCGCGGAGGTTGGTTCCGCGCGGGCTTTTTTGTGGGCGTGCTCCGCGTTGCAGACGTGCTGCTGCGTTTCCGTCCGGCCTCCCGGGCACTGTGGGATGCAGGGTGCATGGTCGGGGCTGAATCGAGCACGTTGCGGTCGTGCCGCGCGCCCTTCCCCCACAAGCGGGTGGTGGAAGGGCGCAGTGCATCTGCCACACGGCGTTTGCGCCGACCAGGCGCTCGCGACGATACCAGCGCCGGATCGCGGACGCAGTCTGCGTCACTTTTTTCGTCGGCAGTGCCTTCAGAACGGGCGCGGCGACGGGTATTCCTGGAGCACGCCGCGTGGGTCGGTCGGCGGGGGTGCCAGCACTGGATCGTCCTCGGGCCAGGCCGATCCGGGCAGTGTTTCGTCGCGGATGCGCTGGCGCTGGATCCCGATGCGCGGTAGGTCGAGCATCGCAGTGCTCTGTCGATACCCGGTCTCCGCCCGGTCGAGGGCCGACAGCGCGCCGTCCGGGTCGCCGGTGGCCGCACGCGCCAGCGCGAGCGCCTCGAACACCGGCGGGATCGGGCCGGCCCGTAGCAGTCCCTCCGCGAGTTCCAGGCCGCGTGCGGGATCCCGGACCGCAGGATCGCCGGCTGCGCTCAGCAGACGGCTCAGCGCGTAGCGCGGCAGTGGGTGTTGCGGCAGGGCCTGGATGACGGTTTCCAGTTGGGCCTGGATTTCCGCCTCGGAGCGACCGGCGCGTCGGTCGGCGACCAGCGCCAGCACTCGGGCGAGGCTGTTGTCGGGAAACCGTTCGCCGGCCCGGGACAGCAGCCTGGCGGCGGTGGGCCAGTCGCCTGCGCGGAAGGCCAGCAGGCCGAGATGATGTGCGGCGCCGGGGTGCTCCGGATGTAGCGC contains these protein-coding regions:
- a CDS encoding potassium channel protein - like protein, producing the protein MTADSPRPRSGSAGRERLMFLVSLVMLLLLGLVLPHGGVSEDVSTRIWAVDSVRWALLACWILIVLESLPALISWRRDDARSARKRFLLVLLLPPLRVALSPHAPARWLWLPGVGWQQRDENLFHRLELGLAIPMLVVAFLILPVLVGEFLFHAEIESSPVLAWTLHTLTSVIWLAFALEFMVMISVAPKKLQYAREHWINLLIIVLPLVAFLRSLALFRALRLAKVSKIFQTVRLRVLLTRAYRIALLLNLLERVLARYPRYYLALLKAREERKQAELDDIRARIRDLEAQIARQENQPPTSG
- a CDS encoding DUF2868 domain-containing protein, encoding MTAPQTPFRQRLLAEAVRMEEDRLGRLIEDPAAEARAREGGGDFEQRILRRAVAMDLGRRLATSLENIRQVRSWLLVLVSVLAFLAGVGAAVGVFSQESQINILWALSALLGLQLLMLLLWLVLILYRPRGGGGLLGRAAMGIVHRLGRRLCRQPEAGVVLAAGVGLLRRDGLGKWIASSLTHGLWFLFSLGALLGSMFALSVRQYDFVWGTTLLTEGSFVALVAMLGAPAQGLGWPVPDPAVVMASRIGEASPAGRELWSALLLSALVFYGLVPRLLLTGLSVVLARRALRRLRLDTSLPGYARLSDRLGAPARSIGVLDPQPPDPGTVVPAARGRPGPVRGPVRLIGLELQRTDEDWPPRLAGVDWIPVGRADDRAQRRDVLAALRSWPDTEGVVLVLCSLARTPDRGAERFLAAVCEQSPVPVWAVLDEARLLRSRGIDPAARARQWQAAAGRAGLDYVLEAELDDPRHPGTRELANLLGQGVAPA
- a CDS encoding GTPase/DUF3482 domain-containing protein yields the protein MSDLLKIVVVGHTNTGKTSLLRTLSRDEFFGEVADEPATTRQVEGMQLLLSDGEPVMVLLDTPGLEDPDGVLDLLDRLAGDARFDGPERIRRFLASPEAGTLYEQEAKVLRQMLQSDAAIYVIDSTEQVLGKYREELTILTYCAIPVLPMLNFVADPGSREAEWREQLARVNLHAVVAFDTVVYDEIGERRLYEKLRTLLDRYDEPLRRLIEDRRRHGEWLRRAASEYLAELLIDTAACLRVVPGDLDATKLRERILRNQDDVRQREQRSVDALLRLFRFSDAHYDHHGLPLVNGSWGMDLFNPDALKYYGLRMGGGAAAGAATGAAVDAATFGATLGLGTLSGAAIGALLGTSLPMRRRIWGRLHGLSEWRVSDETLRLLALRQMTLIRALLRRGHAAQAPLSSKADPDDRWTRGPLPAPVREARLKPQWSRLNPDVFDPERGDRQLAVQRLTDQILADLVGPHAE
- a CDS encoding HD-GYP domain-containing protein; this translates as MEQLPKGLQPLVVALSERDLYTERHCARVTGIALTLGSLCGLSSRELRLLRIGSTLHDVGKIGIPDQILLKPARLDSDEWTVMQRHAELGQKICDVLNIRNADEIGRVVRHHHEAFDGTGYPDGLAGASIPVQSRIIAIADSYDAMALARPYHSPRSHAQVMEVLFDQTGTKYDPDILDLLGTFIHRSRYRAE
- a CDS encoding zinc metalloprotease HtpX, producing the protein MDRAELSRHRLGNGVQTVLLLLGLMGLLGVIGTLIGGPWYGLVAMALVVLLYLFHPVVPPALILRLYRASRLQPRHAPALNEVLHELARRAELPSVPALYYLPIPLMNAFSVGDRREAAIALSDGLLQRLTLREIVAVLGHEVSHIAHNDLRTMTFADLSSRVTGLLSLLGLFLLAVNLPLVVLGGATISWMAIALLVFAPTLSALLQLGLARSREYQADLGAVALTGDPKGLALALARLEQAQGALWEQVLLPGRRVPEPSWLRTHPPTEQRIARLMALESRSERYPRSALAGAYDPRTLPRTGVRGPRWRIGGLWF
- a CDS encoding FKBP-type peptidyl-prolyl cis-trans isomerase; this encodes MQISANKVVSIDYTLTNDQGQVLDTSEGREPMAYLQGHRNIISGLESALEGKSAGDRVQVTVAPEQAYGERNDALRQAVPRTMFEDADQVQVGMQFQTMTEQGAQVVTVTAVDAEHVTVDANHPLAGETLTFDVTIVDVREASEEELEHGHVHGPGGHQH